Proteins encoded together in one Pontiella desulfatans window:
- a CDS encoding right-handed parallel beta-helix repeat-containing protein, whose product MTGFFFAFLFFIGPAQAPESPVYDVTAYGAVANDGLSDTAAVQAALSAATSAGGGTVYLPAGTYEVDSLNIGSNTEMIGDRAGATVLKREPGTDQPLLVAGAVSNITVRAIAFNANKAQTSGTPQCLRFIDTEDFLVADCVLHDSTGHTLYCNGTTNGTIRNCEFYDGTAASVYMVACDNIQVAGCFSRTSGEHGYQFKNCGNVKFSAAHATENNGSGFFIDSCDDVVLEGCLAQSNTNSGFRVYSTALLNQNITFNGCVARLNDTGFSITDARHFDLAGCMANENGTGMALVDNLQLCSDFSLTGCHMVGNQKEGITLLGATAGKIEGCLINNNSQSQTNAYDGIHMADGGGQTCSSIRIAGCSLIDSQPVPTQRRGITTTGGSDEMTILYNDVAGNSSTPAIQLEGTNNTATLNITL is encoded by the coding sequence ATGACTGGATTCTTTTTTGCTTTTTTGTTTTTTATCGGTCCCGCCCAGGCACCGGAGAGCCCGGTATATGATGTGACGGCATACGGGGCAGTGGCCAACGACGGACTGAGCGACACGGCAGCGGTTCAGGCGGCGTTAAGCGCAGCGACGTCCGCGGGAGGCGGAACGGTGTATCTTCCGGCAGGAACCTATGAGGTCGATAGCCTGAATATCGGCAGCAACACGGAAATGATCGGAGACCGGGCCGGCGCCACGGTCCTGAAACGGGAACCGGGAACCGACCAGCCGTTGTTGGTGGCCGGCGCGGTCAGCAACATTACCGTCCGCGCCATCGCCTTCAACGCCAATAAAGCCCAGACATCGGGTACCCCCCAGTGCCTGCGTTTTATCGATACGGAAGATTTTCTGGTGGCCGATTGCGTGCTGCACGATTCCACCGGCCACACGCTCTATTGCAACGGAACAACCAACGGCACCATCAGGAATTGTGAGTTTTATGATGGCACCGCGGCCTCCGTCTACATGGTCGCCTGCGATAACATACAGGTTGCCGGATGTTTTTCCCGCACCAGTGGCGAACACGGCTATCAATTCAAAAACTGCGGGAATGTTAAATTTTCCGCCGCACATGCCACGGAAAACAACGGGTCCGGTTTCTTTATAGACAGTTGTGACGACGTCGTGCTGGAAGGCTGTCTGGCTCAAAGCAATACGAACAGCGGGTTCCGGGTTTATTCCACCGCCCTGCTGAACCAAAACATTACGTTTAACGGATGCGTTGCCCGGCTTAACGACACCGGGTTCTCCATCACCGACGCCCGGCATTTTGATCTGGCCGGTTGCATGGCCAATGAAAACGGAACCGGGATGGCCCTGGTGGATAACCTGCAACTATGCAGCGACTTTTCACTCACTGGGTGCCATATGGTCGGCAACCAGAAAGAAGGCATTACCCTGCTGGGCGCGACCGCCGGCAAAATCGAAGGATGCCTCATCAATAACAATTCCCAATCACAGACCAACGCCTACGACGGAATCCACATGGCCGACGGCGGGGGACAAACCTGCAGCAGCATCCGGATTGCCGGATGCTCCCTGATCGATTCCCAGCCTGTCCCGACCCAAAGGCGGGGCATCACAACGACCGGCGGCAGCGATGAAATGACCATTCTCTACAACGACGTTGCCGGCAACAGCAGCACCCCGGCCATCCAGCTGGAAGGCACCAACAACACCGCGACCTTGAACATTACCCTCTGA
- a CDS encoding right-handed parallel beta-helix repeat-containing protein — protein MKIKKTVLTSAMAAFAMLTQASVVINLKTGSASANTPSQTHTLTNLGGTVTLDGSPVLGAVDGTENAFSTNSASGSIRIEYLAVDATFSPDQWNGGNLTGEFSTDGTAKFHYKDSGLGVNGVGDSNLLINAGQAIMIKFDLGSLNLAENTALVLTQVKADTGVAYWKRTDVAVGTTGAGETFTPGVHQTITDGDLFAVVHSGTDTRLEQIGMDIIPIPEPSTVYNIEDYGADGTDQLDDTAAIQMAVNAAGAAGGGVIRIPAGTFYAHRVTLTDNITVRGDDRATSILSLPTNITISPSWILQTPDGSRQKNITLSDLTMYGNQDHYAAVNDVDPVMRATRLHSIDNLLVERCTVEDFRTALLIMSCSYVTVRDCLGIDNHSLAYSFYSCDQVVMENTIADYCGAQGYGFWNLNSLTLLNCEARRCRWREEFHGKTSGSYTFDGSKQVKVINCLAEDSYAGGWWALSTVDTHTSNGLPPVDIAFYNCIARNNAGSGISMRVADRTTIENCMVTNNGTFGIEFLKTHDDNEAGMKLENFTISNSLIADNGEEGILLHGVKYGTIHNCDILNNSSSQPGGFDGIRMKGKVTDYDRTTKRVIVAECTISGANQNYAVRTIEETDHVHVLGCDVRNNTQSPAVSLTGTHSGTGDLIE, from the coding sequence ATGAAGATAAAAAAAACAGTTCTGACCAGTGCGATGGCGGCTTTTGCTATGCTGACCCAGGCGAGTGTCGTAATCAACCTGAAAACAGGCTCCGCTTCGGCAAACACACCATCCCAGACCCATACGCTCACTAATCTGGGCGGCACGGTTACGTTGGATGGCAGCCCGGTTCTCGGTGCGGTCGATGGAACCGAAAACGCCTTCAGCACCAATTCCGCGTCGGGCAGCATCCGGATTGAATATCTGGCGGTTGACGCGACGTTCAGCCCAGACCAGTGGAATGGAGGCAACCTGACGGGTGAATTTTCGACGGATGGAACTGCAAAATTCCACTACAAGGACTCGGGTTTAGGCGTTAATGGTGTGGGCGACTCGAACCTTTTAATAAACGCAGGGCAGGCGATTATGATTAAGTTCGACCTGGGTTCACTTAATCTTGCTGAAAATACAGCGCTGGTACTGACGCAGGTAAAGGCCGATACAGGCGTTGCCTACTGGAAGCGAACCGATGTTGCTGTCGGAACGACTGGTGCAGGGGAAACGTTCACGCCGGGAGTGCATCAAACGATCACGGATGGAGACCTCTTTGCCGTGGTTCATTCCGGGACGGATACGCGCCTGGAGCAGATCGGAATGGATATTATTCCCATCCCGGAGCCATCGACGGTATACAACATTGAAGACTACGGCGCCGACGGCACGGACCAGCTTGACGATACGGCCGCTATTCAGATGGCAGTGAATGCGGCCGGAGCGGCCGGCGGCGGTGTGATACGCATTCCTGCCGGAACCTTCTATGCGCATCGTGTCACTTTGACCGATAATATTACGGTTCGCGGCGATGACCGCGCGACCTCCATCCTGTCGCTGCCAACCAACATTACGATATCACCGAGCTGGATCCTCCAGACACCTGATGGGAGCCGCCAGAAAAACATCACCCTCTCCGACCTCACGATGTATGGCAATCAGGATCACTATGCCGCCGTTAACGATGTGGATCCGGTCATGAGGGCAACCCGGCTTCATAGTATCGACAACCTGCTGGTTGAGCGCTGCACGGTTGAAGATTTTCGGACGGCCCTGCTGATCATGAGCTGTTCGTATGTGACGGTGCGCGACTGCCTTGGTATTGATAACCACAGCCTGGCCTACAGTTTTTACTCCTGCGATCAGGTGGTTATGGAAAATACCATCGCGGACTACTGTGGCGCGCAGGGTTACGGTTTTTGGAATCTGAACAGCCTTACCCTGCTCAACTGCGAAGCCCGTCGATGCCGATGGAGGGAAGAGTTCCACGGCAAAACGTCCGGATCCTACACCTTTGATGGTTCCAAGCAGGTTAAAGTGATCAACTGCCTTGCCGAAGACAGTTATGCCGGCGGTTGGTGGGCGCTTTCCACCGTAGATACACACACATCCAACGGCCTTCCGCCCGTAGACATCGCGTTTTACAACTGCATTGCCCGCAACAACGCCGGTTCCGGCATCTCCATGAGAGTTGCCGACCGAACCACGATTGAAAACTGCATGGTCACCAACAACGGGACCTTCGGCATCGAGTTCTTGAAAACGCACGACGATAACGAGGCCGGAATGAAGCTGGAAAACTTTACCATCAGCAACAGCCTGATTGCCGATAACGGTGAAGAAGGCATTCTTCTGCACGGAGTCAAATACGGCACGATTCATAACTGCGACATTCTCAACAACTCCAGCTCGCAGCCGGGAGGATTTGATGGAATCCGCATGAAAGGAAAAGTGACGGACTACGATCGGACAACGAAACGAGTGATCGTTGCGGAATGCACCATTTCAGGCGCAAATCAAAACTATGCGGTGAGAACAATCGAAGAAACTGACCATGTGCACGTTCTGGGCTGCGATGTCCGCAACAATACCCAATCTCCAGCCGTCAGCCTGACCGGAACCCACTCGGGAACCGGAGACCTCATCGAATAG
- a CDS encoding glycosyl hydrolase — protein sequence MKNVLKWMLVLGLAANGFAGESLVEKFEQPPAECAPGVFWYWLNGRVTAEGIDADLEAMKEAGIQEVRLFNVAHFFTQPSTALQPVRVLSPEWRKLMKQALKKADELGMSVNLYNSMEGWSSTGGPAITPELAMQRVTWSELKLKGGTRFQGKLPMPRHGFDFYREIAVVAFPTPKSEIDEPVPVITSDVSGFDPTKLSNDPVPSIGFSSYCYDFKQTRADLAMLPAALEKKRHITLTYEKPFAARSFRLYPAFSTPWISDMLATGELQRSDDGTAWETVHPFALQGYTPLDFNFTAKPAKYWRVVLSGERDLPLDELRLSAAYRIGNWTSKSFFSFRHLMEFSEIEHYENPAPASDIIKKESIINLSSKMNADGELDWKVPPGNWTVLRFGYTPTGSEVRPAGCGAEGLENDKLSAASLDAHWAQAIQPWLDDPETRGRFDTVHIDSYEAGSQNWTPKMPEEFEKRNGYDITPYLPVMIGRGVDSDLDSERFLWDLRTTVCDMVTENYFGHFRDLCHAAGKKSSLEAYGDNGTLNVISAAKTADLTMVENGGYYYTKMASSPAHLYGKKVITTEAFTVTSTTKGTDFSTAFWDLKPWGDSFFSAGINHVGYHVYTAQPYGDDIKPGLTLGQAGTHFNRGHTWWPEMPAFSTYLARTSYLLQQGRFVGDVLFFYGEGSPKNYSFTKLHSDSIYSLPRGYDCDFGDLDVLLTRITVKDGMLTTPDGIAYKMLVVPNESDAMTPQLVKRIGELVKAGAIVMAPKPKLSPSLRKQPQADATIRKMADEIWGDCDGVKATAHTYGKGKILWGEPLAEVLVKEKMEPAVISPVLTGVHLDDHGTSRGHWKWIQRRLPEGDLFFVVNGTDENVTTEFSFRTDGTSPQWFDAVTGKARMLPEFKKSDGRVSLNLEFAPRQSGFIFFANQEKPATGTNIQTLETMKTLEGAWEVSFDPAWGGPAKTTFPMLTDWSKNADDGIKYYSGRATYTKSFTMPSAEKGRKYFLDLGTVKNLANVTLNGKKLGTVWCAPWQIEIEPKPGKNVVEIEVVNLWVNRLIGDMKFDPDGVERHAKGTAKRLPAWLDGSVPRSDKRYTFSLYNPWKADSPLQPSGLLGPVTIKVVE from the coding sequence ATGAAGAACGTATTGAAATGGATGTTGGTGCTGGGTTTGGCCGCGAATGGGTTTGCCGGCGAGTCGTTGGTTGAGAAATTTGAACAGCCGCCTGCCGAATGTGCGCCGGGTGTTTTCTGGTATTGGTTGAACGGGCGCGTAACGGCTGAAGGCATTGATGCCGACTTGGAGGCGATGAAAGAGGCGGGGATTCAGGAGGTGAGGCTATTCAATGTTGCTCACTTTTTCACACAGCCCAGTACCGCGTTGCAGCCCGTAAGGGTGCTGAGTCCCGAATGGCGCAAGCTGATGAAGCAGGCGCTCAAAAAAGCGGACGAGCTGGGGATGAGCGTCAACCTTTATAACTCGATGGAGGGGTGGTCATCGACGGGCGGTCCCGCCATCACGCCGGAACTGGCGATGCAGCGCGTGACGTGGAGTGAGCTCAAACTCAAAGGAGGAACACGTTTCCAAGGCAAGTTGCCGATGCCGCGCCACGGTTTCGACTTTTACCGCGAAATCGCCGTCGTCGCTTTCCCGACTCCGAAAAGCGAAATCGATGAGCCCGTTCCGGTCATTACTTCGGACGTGTCCGGTTTTGATCCGACCAAACTTTCGAACGATCCGGTTCCGTCCATCGGGTTCAGCAGCTACTGCTATGACTTTAAGCAAACCCGAGCCGACCTTGCGATGCTGCCGGCGGCGTTGGAAAAAAAGCGCCACATTACACTGACCTATGAGAAACCCTTTGCCGCACGTTCATTCCGTCTCTACCCTGCGTTCAGTACGCCGTGGATTTCGGATATGCTGGCGACCGGCGAGCTGCAACGCTCGGACGACGGCACAGCGTGGGAAACGGTTCATCCGTTTGCACTTCAAGGCTACACGCCGCTTGATTTTAACTTTACGGCCAAGCCCGCCAAATACTGGCGCGTCGTATTGTCGGGCGAACGCGATTTGCCGCTCGATGAGCTGAGGCTCAGTGCGGCATATCGTATCGGAAACTGGACCTCCAAATCCTTTTTCTCATTCCGGCACCTAATGGAGTTTTCTGAGATTGAGCATTATGAAAACCCGGCACCTGCATCGGACATCATCAAAAAAGAGAGCATCATTAACCTGTCCTCCAAGATGAATGCCGACGGCGAACTCGATTGGAAGGTTCCGCCCGGCAACTGGACGGTACTGCGTTTCGGCTACACACCGACGGGCTCGGAGGTTCGTCCGGCAGGGTGTGGGGCGGAAGGGCTGGAAAATGATAAGCTCAGTGCAGCATCGCTCGACGCCCATTGGGCGCAGGCAATTCAGCCGTGGCTCGACGATCCCGAAACACGCGGCCGGTTCGATACGGTTCATATCGACAGTTATGAAGCGGGCTCGCAGAACTGGACGCCGAAAATGCCCGAAGAGTTCGAGAAGCGGAACGGGTACGACATTACGCCGTATCTGCCCGTGATGATTGGCCGGGGGGTGGATTCCGACCTGGATTCTGAACGGTTCCTGTGGGACTTACGCACGACGGTTTGCGACATGGTGACGGAAAACTATTTCGGGCATTTCCGTGATTTATGTCATGCCGCAGGCAAGAAAAGTTCATTGGAGGCGTATGGTGATAACGGAACGTTGAATGTGATTTCAGCCGCCAAAACCGCCGATTTGACGATGGTCGAAAACGGCGGATATTATTACACAAAAATGGCGAGCAGCCCTGCGCACCTGTATGGGAAAAAAGTGATTACCACCGAGGCGTTTACCGTGACCTCGACAACCAAGGGAACTGATTTCAGTACCGCGTTTTGGGATCTGAAACCGTGGGGCGACAGTTTCTTTTCTGCCGGAATTAATCATGTTGGATATCACGTCTACACCGCGCAGCCGTATGGGGATGACATAAAGCCGGGGCTTACGCTCGGGCAGGCGGGAACCCATTTTAACCGCGGTCATACATGGTGGCCGGAAATGCCCGCCTTCAGCACGTATCTAGCGCGGACGAGTTATCTGCTCCAGCAGGGGCGCTTTGTTGGCGATGTGCTCTTCTTCTATGGGGAAGGTTCGCCTAAAAACTACAGCTTCACAAAACTGCATTCGGATTCGATCTATTCATTGCCGCGTGGATACGATTGTGATTTTGGCGATCTGGACGTGCTGCTTACCCGCATCACCGTCAAAGATGGAATGCTCACAACGCCGGACGGTATTGCGTATAAGATGCTGGTGGTTCCGAACGAGTCGGATGCGATGACGCCGCAGCTCGTCAAACGCATTGGCGAACTCGTTAAGGCGGGGGCAATCGTGATGGCGCCAAAACCGAAGCTTTCGCCGAGTTTGCGCAAACAGCCCCAGGCCGATGCCACTATCCGGAAAATGGCGGATGAGATCTGGGGCGACTGTGACGGCGTTAAGGCGACAGCACATACCTATGGGAAAGGCAAAATCCTGTGGGGCGAACCGCTCGCAGAGGTGCTGGTTAAAGAGAAGATGGAGCCTGCGGTCATCAGTCCGGTTTTGACCGGTGTCCATCTGGATGACCATGGAACAAGTCGGGGCCATTGGAAATGGATTCAACGTCGATTGCCCGAAGGTGATCTGTTCTTTGTGGTGAACGGAACCGATGAAAACGTAACGACCGAATTCTCGTTCCGCACCGACGGAACTTCGCCGCAGTGGTTTGATGCAGTTACCGGAAAGGCCCGAATGCTGCCTGAGTTTAAGAAGTCGGATGGCCGCGTCAGTTTGAACCTCGAATTTGCGCCGCGCCAGTCGGGCTTTATCTTTTTCGCGAACCAGGAAAAACCGGCAACGGGCACGAATATTCAGACGCTCGAAACGATGAAAACGCTCGAAGGTGCGTGGGAAGTCAGCTTTGATCCTGCGTGGGGCGGGCCGGCGAAAACCACCTTCCCGATGCTGACCGACTGGTCGAAGAATGCCGACGACGGCATCAAATATTATTCGGGCCGGGCGACCTATACGAAAAGTTTTACGATGCCGTCGGCCGAGAAAGGTCGGAAATATTTCCTGGATCTGGGCACGGTTAAGAATCTGGCGAATGTGACGCTCAACGGCAAAAAGCTCGGCACGGTCTGGTGTGCGCCGTGGCAGATCGAAATTGAGCCGAAGCCAGGCAAAAACGTAGTCGAAATCGAAGTGGTCAACCTCTGGGTGAACCGGCTGATTGGTGATATGAAATTTGATCCCGATGGCGTGGAACGACACGCAAAGGGAACCGCAAAACGCCTGCCCGCATGGCTGGACGGAAGCGTTCCGCGCTCCGATAAGCGCTATACTTTCTCGCTTTACAATCCCTGGAAAGCCGACTCCCCGCTACAGCCCTCCGGCCTGCTCGGCCCGGTGACCATCAAGGTCGTGGAGTAG
- a CDS encoding sulfatase-like hydrolase/transferase has product MKNVLKGLVALCCAVLGVEAVADGASRNPNVIIIYTDDHGVTDLGLHGIDPHVDTPTLDTLASGGALMTSGYASAPKCVPSRAGLMMGRIQNEVGLIINTDGPLPLTDPEGDPIVLIPERMRDLGYTTGQVGKWHLGDEGDHFTGARGFDEYYTGVYTDYEVNFDLDGNSVPRQDVSHMRNRVTVQGEAAEAFIDRNHTNEFFLYLAFYGPHTPRISTNDSYYVNFPELDYPNYSDEMDVIRRQGLALIKAIDDSVDGVMQKLREHGIEEDTLIFFAGDNGACPKFGTDIGGVKSLETADGSENVPLRGEKGTLWEGGIRVPMFAYWKDTIPPGLVIDEPVSTLDFTATTLIAGGGTPTAEMDGVNLLPRLTNGAPTVIRDTPLFWDHDQAIAIRKGDWKLQRDATADYLFNLADDPWELTNLRYQNPAKHAELVADLLAWRDSLPPEGQSTLGNPRGPVYVNGAPVGTAIEPRYVIPYTNAAPAAYPVAIETPGEPALDIDGDGMLNDDEFAAGRDMNDASDLAFEFNADGDYQGWDSVMASISNATVTSGILSGQSESKSGRIESDDFSFDSGALSNLLVRVKSDASSTLTLRWATSSNDVMDNTRKIAIPYSSGQFETVILPLGGNPDWDGQTISRMRINPCNGLGNFEIDWVRASDGDYDNDSLSDIYEQANGLDPLDPSDGMPDTGGVSFTNVLIIFADDLGYGDVGCYGATNIATPHIDSLAANGMRFTQAYTPSSTCSQSRVSLFSGRYWWRSPLHPPTGVIHPAGPNALLERGVVALPTLFQQKGYNTAAFGKWHLGVGYGDSYGERYDWSQPTIEGGPLDVGFNHFFGLAANVLNEPDFYIENDKFYGRGSNDVVTVNSANSVDPWSEDVRFAQDEVAGDTLAKAVEYIESAPTNEPLFLFFSSTVPHKPITPAAEFIGSSGIGLYGDFLHELDGQVGALLDAFRTTGRLDDTLVIFTSDNGAVISTSEASAIQWGNEPMWEAYSAGHLSNGELRGGKHAVFEGGSRIPFIVSWSNHIPANITDDRLFCLTDVMATCADLLDVSAPESAVDSLSFLPVWTGESAASPRDTVLTRSPSAIYSIRQEKWKYIEHDPDNPTGRVTENADQLYDLDLDPGESDNLFDQHPEIVAPLKDALIPLKAALNEGIPFVVAPSVSGSQITLRHPVRQTYRYDILTSESLTDPDWQEVSVELAASNGLMEIVVEMDDATNRFYVVKESSGGIGVEVWNDSFGGSLNTNWTEYLQGAGAATTPTGGQLVMDVGIPNGSAQAALNTTVNQDGDVSMFNGAKLYNFYDHPVSARFDIASITGVNGGGRNVFYFSIGDDAAGKFNPQANALDDGIGFRLEQQGDPASWRIIYQALQGASASSATVANLNGLPSTITFTLDGTQAVIELEGTTSTGGDSVLTQTLADYSANISGYTLAFGALNYGTVTEKTVVTLDAVSVEVAE; this is encoded by the coding sequence ATGAAGAATGTGTTGAAAGGGCTGGTTGCCTTATGTTGTGCAGTTCTTGGAGTGGAGGCTGTAGCGGATGGAGCATCGCGCAACCCGAACGTGATTATCATTTATACGGATGACCATGGCGTCACCGATTTGGGTCTGCACGGGATTGATCCTCATGTGGATACGCCAACGCTCGATACGCTGGCTTCCGGCGGTGCGCTGATGACTTCCGGCTACGCCAGTGCACCCAAGTGCGTGCCTTCGCGCGCCGGGCTGATGATGGGTCGCATCCAGAACGAGGTGGGCCTGATCATCAACACCGACGGCCCGCTTCCGTTGACCGACCCGGAGGGCGATCCTATCGTTCTGATTCCGGAACGCATGCGGGATCTTGGCTACACAACGGGACAGGTCGGCAAGTGGCACCTCGGCGACGAGGGCGATCATTTTACCGGCGCGCGCGGTTTCGATGAATACTACACCGGCGTCTACACCGATTATGAGGTGAACTTTGACCTGGACGGCAACTCCGTTCCGCGGCAGGACGTGAGCCATATGCGCAACCGGGTGACGGTGCAGGGGGAAGCCGCGGAAGCCTTCATTGACCGAAACCATACCAATGAATTTTTTCTGTATCTCGCATTCTATGGCCCGCATACGCCGCGCATCTCGACGAACGATTCCTATTATGTGAATTTTCCGGAACTCGACTATCCCAACTACAGTGACGAAATGGATGTAATCCGCCGCCAGGGGCTGGCGCTGATTAAAGCCATTGATGACTCCGTCGACGGCGTGATGCAGAAACTGCGCGAGCACGGCATTGAGGAAGACACGCTCATTTTCTTTGCCGGCGATAATGGCGCGTGCCCCAAATTCGGGACTGATATCGGCGGCGTGAAATCGCTGGAGACGGCGGACGGATCGGAAAACGTTCCGCTGCGCGGCGAGAAGGGGACGCTCTGGGAGGGTGGCATCCGTGTGCCGATGTTTGCCTACTGGAAAGATACGATCCCGCCCGGCCTGGTGATCGATGAACCGGTCTCCACGCTCGATTTTACCGCCACAACCTTGATCGCTGGCGGGGGAACGCCCACGGCGGAAATGGATGGCGTTAACCTGCTGCCGCGACTGACCAATGGAGCGCCTACCGTGATCCGCGACACGCCGCTTTTTTGGGATCATGATCAGGCCATCGCGATTCGAAAGGGCGATTGGAAGCTCCAGCGCGACGCCACGGCGGATTATCTGTTTAATCTGGCGGACGATCCGTGGGAGCTGACCAACCTGCGCTATCAGAATCCGGCGAAGCACGCCGAGCTGGTTGCCGACTTGCTGGCCTGGCGCGACTCGCTCCCGCCGGAGGGGCAGTCCACGCTGGGGAATCCGCGTGGCCCGGTCTATGTGAACGGCGCTCCCGTGGGCACCGCGATTGAACCGCGCTATGTGATTCCCTATACCAACGCGGCACCGGCGGCCTATCCGGTTGCCATTGAGACGCCCGGGGAACCAGCGCTGGATATCGATGGCGACGGCATGCTGAATGACGATGAATTTGCGGCCGGCCGCGATATGAACGATGCTTCCGACCTTGCTTTCGAATTCAATGCCGATGGCGATTATCAGGGATGGGACAGTGTGATGGCATCCATCTCTAATGCGACCGTGACCAGCGGCATTCTCTCCGGACAATCCGAGAGCAAGTCGGGGCGAATTGAAAGTGACGATTTCTCTTTTGACAGCGGTGCGCTCTCGAACCTGCTCGTACGGGTGAAGTCCGATGCCTCGTCCACACTGACCTTACGCTGGGCAACCAGCTCGAACGATGTGATGGACAACACACGTAAAATCGCTATCCCGTATTCAAGCGGACAGTTTGAAACCGTCATCCTTCCGCTTGGAGGAAACCCGGACTGGGATGGACAGACGATCAGCCGAATGCGCATCAATCCCTGCAACGGCCTCGGAAATTTCGAGATCGACTGGGTGCGCGCCTCCGATGGCGATTATGACAACGATTCGCTTTCTGACATCTATGAACAGGCGAACGGGCTCGATCCGCTGGATCCTTCCGACGGAATGCCCGATACGGGCGGGGTATCGTTTACGAATGTTTTGATTATCTTCGCTGACGACCTGGGCTATGGCGATGTGGGGTGTTATGGCGCGACGAATATTGCGACGCCGCACATTGACAGCCTCGCCGCAAACGGCATGCGCTTTACCCAGGCCTATACGCCGTCGTCAACGTGTTCGCAGTCGCGCGTCAGTCTGTTTAGCGGCCGCTACTGGTGGCGCAGTCCGCTGCATCCGCCGACCGGCGTGATCCATCCCGCCGGGCCGAATGCATTGTTGGAACGCGGGGTGGTGGCGTTGCCGACGCTGTTCCAGCAAAAGGGGTACAATACGGCGGCGTTCGGAAAGTGGCATCTCGGCGTCGGCTACGGCGATTCGTATGGCGAGCGCTACGACTGGAGCCAGCCGACCATTGAGGGCGGGCCGTTGGATGTCGGCTTCAACCACTTTTTCGGGCTGGCCGCCAACGTGTTGAACGAACCGGATTTTTATATCGAGAACGATAAATTTTACGGGCGCGGGTCAAATGATGTGGTGACGGTGAACAGCGCCAACAGCGTAGATCCTTGGAGCGAAGATGTGCGTTTCGCGCAGGATGAAGTGGCCGGCGACACCCTGGCCAAGGCGGTTGAATATATTGAGTCGGCGCCGACCAACGAGCCCCTGTTCCTCTTTTTTTCATCGACGGTGCCGCATAAACCCATCACGCCCGCCGCGGAGTTTATCGGCAGCAGCGGCATCGGGCTTTACGGCGATTTTCTGCATGAACTCGACGGACAGGTCGGTGCACTGCTCGATGCATTCCGCACCACGGGTCGGCTGGATGATACGCTGGTTATTTTTACCAGCGATAACGGGGCGGTTATTTCAACAAGTGAAGCCTCTGCGATACAATGGGGAAACGAGCCGATGTGGGAAGCCTATTCTGCAGGGCATCTGAGCAATGGAGAACTGCGCGGCGGAAAACATGCCGTTTTTGAAGGCGGCAGCCGCATACCGTTCATCGTTAGCTGGAGCAACCACATTCCGGCAAACATCACCGATGATCGTCTGTTCTGTTTAACGGATGTGATGGCAACTTGTGCGGATCTGCTTGATGTGTCTGCGCCTGAAAGCGCGGTTGACAGTTTGAGTTTCCTGCCGGTCTGGACAGGGGAGAGTGCGGCATCGCCGCGCGATACGGTTCTGACGCGCAGCCCGAGTGCCATCTATTCGATCCGGCAGGAAAAATGGAAATATATCGAGCACGATCCGGACAACCCGACGGGACGTGTAACAGAAAATGCCGACCAGCTCTACGACCTCGACCTTGATCCCGGCGAATCGGACAACCTTTTTGACCAACACCCCGAAATCGTTGCTCCGCTCAAGGATGCGCTGATCCCTCTGAAGGCGGCTTTAAACGAGGGGATTCCATTTGTGGTGGCCCCGTCGGTGTCCGGTTCCCAGATTACGTTGCGCCACCCGGTTCGCCAAACCTACCGCTACGACATCCTGACATCCGAGTCGCTGACCGATCCCGACTGGCAGGAAGTTTCGGTTGAATTGGCGGCATCCAACGGGCTCATGGAAATCGTGGTTGAAATGGACGATGCCACCAACCGGTTTTATGTTGTGAAGGAGTCAAGCGGCGGAATTGGCGTCGAGGTTTGGAATGATTCCTTCGGTGGGTCACTCAATACCAACTGGACGGAATACCTTCAGGGGGCGGGAGCAGCAACAACCCCGACCGGCGGGCAGCTGGTGATGGATGTCGGCATTCCGAACGGCTCAGCCCAGGCCGCGCTCAACACGACCGTGAACCAGGACGGGGATGTGTCGATGTTCAATGGCGCGAAACTCTACAATTTTTACGATCATCCGGTATCGGCCCGTTTCGATATTGCTTCGATTACCGGGGTCAACGGGGGCGGCCGGAACGTGTTCTATTTTTCGATCGGCGACGATGCCGCCGGAAAGTTCAACCCTCAGGCCAACGCGCTGGATGACGGCATCGGGTTCCGGCTGGAGCAGCAGGGCGACCCCGCTTCGTGGCGCATCATTTATCAGGCGCTTCAGGGGGCGAGTGCAAGCAGCGCAACGGTGGCTAACCTCAACGGCCTGCCGAGCACCATCACCTTTACGCTGGATGGCACGCAGGCCGTCATCGAGCTGGAGGGCACCACCAGCACGGGCGGGGATTCGGTGCTGACGCAAACCCTCGCTGATTATTCCGCCAATATTTCCGGCTACACCCTGGCTTTCGGTGCACTGAATTATGGAACCGTCACCGAAAAAACCGTCGTCACCCTCGACGCGGTTTCTGTTGAGGTTGCGGAATAG